One stretch of Penaeus vannamei isolate JL-2024 chromosome 7, ASM4276789v1, whole genome shotgun sequence DNA includes these proteins:
- the LOC113818724 gene encoding uncharacterized protein → MLSVSYVLLLVILSFGGFFATVLVIKAALRLWICTRSRRQARGEEVPALYDERTSLLSSASPTITLASETDPRRPRSPEDAPRRGSSASYQTFTRSQEQTVVDALCSVQGIPLPISPLPPSPKSEEDDDSKWSFCDSANSDTEVEFYSHPGSYKELSTSSVERSMCSTMELSLKSALDS, encoded by the exons ATGTTATCCGTTTCGTACGTGTTGTTATTGGTGATCCTGAGCTTCGGTGGATTCTTTGCTACGGTCTTAGTGATTAAAGCGGCTTTGCGACTGTGGATCTGTACTCGG AGCAGGCGACAGGCACGTGGCGAGGAAGTCCCTGCGCTGTATGACGAGAGGACGTCCCTGCTCTCGTCTGCCTCTCCCACCATCACCCTGGCCTCCGAGACAGACCCCAGGCGTCCTCGCTCCCCAGAGGACGCTCCCCGACGTGGCTCCTCCGCCTCGTACCAGACCTTCACCAGGAGCCAGGAGCAGACCGTCGTCGACGCCCTCTGCAGCGTCCAGGGGATCCCCCTCCCGATCAGCCCTCTCCCTCCGTCGCCTAAAAGCGAGGAGGACGATGACTCGAAGTGGAGTTTCTGCGACTCGGCGAACTCGGACACGGAAGTGGAGTTCTACTCTCATCCGGGATCGTACAAGGAGCTCTCCACGTCGTCGGTAGAGAGGAGTATGTGCTCCACGATGGAGTTGTCCTTGAAGTCCGCGCTGGATTCgtag